CGTGGACATCCACACTCGCCAACATCTGCATGAACTCAGGACGGGCCTTCATTCGCCAGATACGAGCAAAGTTGGTGAAGAATTCCTCTGCGGAGAAGTCTTCTTCTGACTTGGCTGCTTCTAAGGCTGCTGCAATCCCACCAAGGTCGGCAATGTTTTCTGACACGGTCAATTTACCATTGATTTTGGCACCGTAAGAATCTTGACCTTCAAACTGGTCGATGACCTGCTGGGTACGGGCCTCAAAGGCTGCATAGTCTTCTTCTGTCCACCAGTTATTCAAGCTACCATGCTCATCAAAGGAAGCACCATTTGAGTCGAAGGCATGAGAAATCTCGTGGGCAATAACGGCACCGATACCACCGTAGTTAGCTGATGAAGACTGCTCCAGAGAGTAGAATGGTGCCTGCAAAATGGCTGCTGGAAAGACAATCAAGTTTTTCTGTGGGTTATAGTAGGCATTGACCATGTGAGCTGGCATGCCCCATTCCTTAATGTCCACAGGCTTGTTCCACTTGCTCCAACCATGAGCAATGTCAATCTTGTTTAGTTCGATAGCATTTTCCACCAAGGACTTGCTTGGGTCAATAATCTTCTTATAATAACGCTCTGGTAAGGCTTCTGGGTAGCCTATGTAAGGCTTGATAACATTGAGTTTGACAATGGCCTTGTCACGCGTTTCCTGAGCCAACCAGTCTGCCGTTTCCAAACGAGATTTGTAGACCTCAATCATCTTGGCAACTTTTGCTTCCACATCAGCTTTTGCTTCTGGTGAGAATTTTTCTCCAGCATACCAAAGACCGAGGGCTTGGTTAAAGTAGCCTTGAGCCAAGTTGTAGGCTGCTTTTTCTTGGTTTTGAGCCTGCGGTGTACCTGAAAGCGCACGGCTATAGGCTCCTGCTAGAATACGAATTTCATCCGACAGAAAGGCTGTATAAGCTCCTGCCGCTTTCAAAATCAAGGTCGCCTTCAAAAGCTCCCAATTATCCGCACTGTAAATGTCCTTGGCAGCCTGCCAGAAACGCTCCTCAGGCACGATAATCTTGTCTGGCGTTTGACCTAAAATCGCTGTGAAGAAATCATCCAAAGGCAACTCTGGTGCCAAGGCAGTAAAATCTGCCCACTCGTACGGGTGGTAGAGTTTGGCGTACTCAGAACCTTCTTCATTTGACAGAACATACTTGGCAATCGTGGCATCCAGTTCCAAACGCTTGTCCAAGAGGTCCTTGATTTCCTCATCGCTAAAACCAAACTTAGGTAAAATCGCTTCTTGGCTTTCACGCCAGATTTTGAGCAATTCTGTTCCTTTTTCATGACCTTCTTCATAGTAGGTCGTATCTGGCAAGATAATCCCTAGAGAATCTGCCCAGAGAACATTGGTGGTCGCATCCATAAAGTCAGGTGCTACGCCGAAAGGCATGAGGTTGGGCTTGCCTGCCAACTCATATTCTGCCAGCTTGCTGGTAAATTCTTCGAAAGAGTTGAGAGCCTTGTACTCTGCAATCAAGGCCTGGGCAGGCTCTGCACCCAAACGGTCACGGGTTTCATAGTCAGCCACTTGCTTGTGGAAGGCTACAAAGTTTTGCAAAACGCTATCTTCTGGGACATTTTCACCAGCCAACCATGCGTTTGTCGTGTCAATCATGAGTTTTTCAATCTCGTCCGCTAGGTCTGAAAAACCACCAGTTCTCGGCTTATCATCTGGAATGACGGCTGTTTTTGCCCATTCACCATTGACGTATTCGTAAAAATCATCTTGTAAACGTGTCATTATTTTCTCCTTTGCTTGTGTGATTACTTACTATAATAACAAAAAAGTCTGACAATTTCATTTGTCAAACTAAATTTTTAGGGCATTTTTTAGGAAAAAGCTGACGCAGACTGTCAGAAGACCCATGACCGAACAGGTGCCAGACATGGTCAGGTCAAGCCAACTGGCAAGCCCAAAGCCTAGAACAATCATCAGAATGGCGCAGCATTGCCCCAAAACTAAAAACTGACAGAAATGCTTCGACCAAGGTAAGGCCGCCATGCTGGGGGCCACTAAGAAAACAATGACCGCCATAGAGCCGACCGCTTCAAAGGACGAGACCGTTGTCAAGGAAACCAGAAAAATCAATCCCAGCTCCAGTCTTTTGGTGGCAATCCCTTGGAGTTTAGCCTGCTCCTTGTCCAAGAGATAGAGGGTCAGAGCTTGAAAATTCAAGAAAAAGAAGACCAGCAAGACCAGTAAGAGCCCGACGGACTTGACCAAAGCCAAGGGTAGCGATAACCCTAAAAAATCAAGCCTGTTAAGAGGGGCAAAGAGCACCTCGCCCATCAGGACCATATCCAAGTCCAGATGGACATTACGGGCAAAGAGGGAGATGAGAATAACCGCTAGGGCAAAGAAAAAGGTAAAGAGCAAGCCCGTCGCTGCATCCTGAGCCAACTTACGAGTATGTAGTCCCTCAATCGCTAGAACTGTCAGTAGACCAAAAACCGCCGCCCCAAACAAGAGCAAGGGGGAATCTAGGCTGTGACTGACAAAGAAGCCCAGTACAATGCCCAAGAGGACCGAGTGGGACAAGGCATCTGCCAGCATGGCCTGATTGCGTACCACCAGGACAGACCCAATCAAGCCACAAGAAGAACCAACAGCCAGTAAAATCAATAAGACCTCAAGCACCTGCATTCTCCTTTCTGATATAGGTCACATAAGCAAAAGCCACTAAAGAGGACAAACTCAAGCAAACAATAATAGCCGGCCCAGTCGATAAACCTGTCACCACCGAACTCACATAACTTCCAAGTAGGGCTGAAAATCCAGCAATTCCTGCTGCTAATACCAAGGTCTGGCCATAGGACTTTCCTAAAAGCAAGCCAAAGACGGCTGGAGCTATCAAGAAACTACTCATCAGGATAGCCCCAACCACCTTCAAGCCAACCGCAATCAAACTCATCATCAGAAACAGGGTCAGGCGGTCAATCTTTTCCACAGGAATCCCCACTAGCTTGGCAAATTGTCTGTCAAACAGATAGAGCTTGATCGACTGGTAGTGCCAGCCAAATAAGAACAAGGCTAGCAAGGCTACTAGGCAAATCAATAGCACATCGTCCAGCTGCATAAAGGCAGCCTGACCAAAGACATAGTTTTCCAAGCCTGCCTGGGCGACTCCTTGAAAGGCCGCATTGCCCTGAACATACTGCTTGAGAACCAAGCCCAGTCCAAAAAAAGCTGCCGAAACCAGTGCCAAGGCATTGACCCGACTGGTCCGCCCTCCTCGACAGAGCCAGCTGACCAGACCATAGGACAGGTAACCCGAAGCCACCGCTCCAATCAAGAGAAGCAGGGGCTGGCGTGATTGAAAGACCATATAGGACAGGATGATCCCTGGATAGGCCGCATGCCCCAAGCTATCTCCGATTAAACTCTGCCTAGTCAAGACGCTAATGGTCCCGATTTGACTAGCCGCCAAGGCTAAAACAAGGGTTCCCAGAGCTACCGTCCAAAAAGAATAGTCCTGCAAGAGATCAAGCATGACCGAGACCCTCCTTTAGAAACAAGGCAGGTTCCTGACCATAGGCAGCCTGATAGGCTTGCAGCAAATCCACCTGATCCATAGCCCCCTCTGCCACCAAGCGACCATTGAGCCAGAGGACATAGTCAAAATACTTTTCCAAGGTCAAAAGGTCATGGTGGATAACCAGAGAGGTCTTGCCTTCTTGCTGGAACTTCTTCAAACAGTCCATGATGACTTGCTCTGTCACCTGATCAATTCCTGCCAAGGGTTCATCCATCATATAGAGTTCGGCTTCCTGAGCCAAGGCTCTAGCTAGAAAGACCCGTTGCCGCTGACCTCCCGATAACTGATCAATCTGCCGATTACGTAACTCACTGATCTTCATCTCTTCCAGAGCCTGCTCTGCCTTTTCCTTATCCAAGGAACTTGGTCGACGGAAGAAACCACTGGTATGGGCAAACCGCCCCATCAGGACAATATCCAGAACCCTTGCAGGAAACTGCCAGTTGACCTGACTGGCTTGGGGAATATAGGCAACATTTTTTTGAATAACTTGGTCCAGTTTCTCTGACTGACCCAGTAGTGAAACCTTGCCACTTACCCCCTTCTCCAATCCCAAAATCGCCTTAAACAAGCTAGATTTCCCTGCACCATT
The nucleotide sequence above comes from Streptococcus sp. 29887. Encoded proteins:
- a CDS encoding M13 family metallopeptidase — encoded protein: MTRLQDDFYEYVNGEWAKTAVIPDDKPRTGGFSDLADEIEKLMIDTTNAWLAGENVPEDSVLQNFVAFHKQVADYETRDRLGAEPAQALIAEYKALNSFEEFTSKLAEYELAGKPNLMPFGVAPDFMDATTNVLWADSLGIILPDTTYYEEGHEKGTELLKIWRESQEAILPKFGFSDEEIKDLLDKRLELDATIAKYVLSNEEGSEYAKLYHPYEWADFTALAPELPLDDFFTAILGQTPDKIIVPEERFWQAAKDIYSADNWELLKATLILKAAGAYTAFLSDEIRILAGAYSRALSGTPQAQNQEKAAYNLAQGYFNQALGLWYAGEKFSPEAKADVEAKVAKMIEVYKSRLETADWLAQETRDKAIVKLNVIKPYIGYPEALPERYYKKIIDPSKSLVENAIELNKIDIAHGWSKWNKPVDIKEWGMPAHMVNAYYNPQKNLIVFPAAILQAPFYSLEQSSSANYGGIGAVIAHEISHAFDSNGASFDEHGSLNNWWTEEDYAAFEARTQQVIDQFEGQDSYGAKINGKLTVSENIADLGGIAAALEAAKSEEDFSAEEFFTNFARIWRMKARPEFMQMLASVDVHAPGHLRTNIQLPNFDEFHETFGVQEGDGMWRAKEDRVIIW
- a CDS encoding metal ABC transporter permease, which codes for MLDLLQDYSFWTVALGTLVLALAASQIGTISVLTRQSLIGDSLGHAAYPGIILSYMVFQSRQPLLLLIGAVASGYLSYGLVSWLCRGGRTSRVNALALVSAAFFGLGLVLKQYVQGNAAFQGVAQAGLENYVFGQAAFMQLDDVLLICLVALLALFLFGWHYQSIKLYLFDRQFAKLVGIPVEKIDRLTLFLMMSLIAVGLKVVGAILMSSFLIAPAVFGLLLGKSYGQTLVLAAGIAGFSALLGSYVSSVVTGLSTGPAIIVCLSLSSLVAFAYVTYIRKENAGA
- a CDS encoding metal ABC transporter ATP-binding protein, which encodes MEEILRVEDLSLHYGAGQVKALDRVSFQLPKGCRAALVGPNGAGKSSLFKAILGLEKGVSGKVSLLGQSEKLDQVIQKNVAYIPQASQVNWQFPARVLDIVLMGRFAHTSGFFRRPSSLDKEKAEQALEEMKISELRNRQIDQLSGGQRQRVFLARALAQEAELYMMDEPLAGIDQVTEQVIMDCLKKFQQEGKTSLVIHHDLLTLEKYFDYVLWLNGRLVAEGAMDQVDLLQAYQAAYGQEPALFLKEGLGHA
- a CDS encoding metal ABC transporter permease yields the protein MLEVLLILLAVGSSCGLIGSVLVVRNQAMLADALSHSVLLGIVLGFFVSHSLDSPLLLFGAAVFGLLTVLAIEGLHTRKLAQDAATGLLFTFFFALAVILISLFARNVHLDLDMVLMGEVLFAPLNRLDFLGLSLPLALVKSVGLLLVLLVFFFLNFQALTLYLLDKEQAKLQGIATKRLELGLIFLVSLTTVSSFEAVGSMAVIVFLVAPSMAALPWSKHFCQFLVLGQCCAILMIVLGFGLASWLDLTMSGTCSVMGLLTVCVSFFLKNALKI